A region from the Brachyspira hampsonii genome encodes:
- a CDS encoding DNA/RNA non-specific endonuclease, whose translation MKTYIISILSIIFIISCQTNHVYNIKNENDKSHFIKINRIEYLKPNIKYNINGTLYSTDIQSRIYKVIRKENLILSNAKRNSYAQRKVVELYGIKGKDQGGHIIGRQFGGSPNIDNLIPINKKLNMGEMKKTEMEWRESIINGDKINNIIIDIKYVYTNTRPYLIIIDYNVEKDYTNYRVKKILTNE comes from the coding sequence ATGAAAACATATATTATCTCAATACTATCTATAATTTTTATAATATCATGCCAAACTAATCATGTATATAATATAAAAAATGAAAATGATAAATCTCATTTTATAAAAATAAACAGAATAGAATATTTAAAACCTAATATAAAATATAATATAAATGGAACACTCTACAGCACTGACATACAATCAAGAATATATAAGGTTATAAGAAAAGAAAATCTCATACTTTCAAATGCTAAAAGAAATAGTTATGCTCAGAGAAAAGTTGTGGAGCTTTATGGTATAAAGGGCAAGGATCAAGGAGGACATATAATAGGCAGACAATTCGGAGGTTCTCCTAATATTGATAATCTTATACCAATAAATAAAAAACTAAACATGGGAGAGATGAAAAAAACAGAAATGGAATGGAGAGAAAGCATCATAAATGGGGATAAAATAAATAATATTATTATAGATATAAAGTATGTATATACTAATACAAGACCATATTTAATTATTATAGATTATAATGTAGAAAAAGATTATACAAATTACAGAGTAAAAAAAATACTCACAAATGAATAA
- a CDS encoding LysM peptidoglycan-binding domain-containing protein — MMKIKKIMATIALLSFTWSVLPAQTYEDAARITQEADDLQNQGQYQQSYDKSQEASVSIDKASMALFYRLMNARINKTKNDANNAITEINQMGAASDNQFKTQYEEAVKYFEEGNANIGSIPGPDTVAQNDEEFNTASNTFNTVLQYYNNALSSANSVKEGYLGRERDTASKSIADARSKYNAALGKSIKAGDNNDKTVSGALTKADEALKSDNFASVQQNVAAALAGITKAEADAKAAAERAAAAAKAKAEAEAKAKAAAEAKAKAEAEAKAKAAAEAKAKAEAEAKAKAEAEAKRKAEEEARQKAEQEALAKEQADAVAKAKQDIANAQQKYDSLVNDSTITRGDETDQNISTLLADANNLVETDPAAASQKALEASKAMDDLVNNRDNTIAREENQRQLDDIKARYQQLIDEGYIIPNSEEDQNLSQIIKDAEDALANNDNTLAREKLEEANRSMNAIYEMGPKRPGDGDLVDTDNNNNETGQIIDATTGQTVNTEGKVTVLPMYYTVVQRTPLTDALWRIAGYSFIYNDPIQWYRLYQANRNVLRDPNNPDLILPGQVLTIPSMNGEERAGTYDPNMEYITYDEAMILRNQQQNNQNNTQQEENTAQTNN; from the coding sequence ATGATGAAAATAAAAAAAATAATGGCTACTATAGCTTTATTATCTTTCACATGGTCTGTTTTACCGGCACAAACTTATGAAGATGCTGCTAGAATAACTCAAGAAGCTGATGATCTTCAAAATCAAGGTCAATATCAGCAGTCTTATGATAAGTCTCAAGAGGCATCTGTAAGCATCGATAAAGCTTCTATGGCATTGTTCTACAGACTTATGAATGCTAGAATCAATAAAACTAAAAATGATGCTAATAATGCAATAACTGAAATAAATCAAATGGGAGCTGCAAGCGATAATCAATTCAAAACTCAGTATGAAGAAGCTGTGAAATATTTTGAAGAAGGAAATGCTAATATAGGAAGCATACCTGGTCCTGATACAGTAGCTCAAAATGATGAAGAGTTTAATACTGCTTCTAATACTTTTAATACAGTTTTACAATACTATAATAATGCATTATCTTCTGCTAATTCAGTTAAAGAAGGTTATTTAGGAAGAGAAAGAGACACTGCTTCTAAATCAATAGCTGATGCTAGATCTAAATATAATGCTGCTTTAGGTAAAAGTATAAAAGCAGGTGATAATAATGATAAAACAGTTTCCGGTGCTTTAACTAAAGCTGATGAGGCTTTAAAATCTGATAACTTTGCAAGCGTTCAGCAAAATGTTGCTGCTGCTCTTGCCGGCATTACTAAAGCTGAAGCAGATGCAAAAGCTGCTGCTGAAAGAGCCGCCGCTGCTGCTAAAGCAAAAGCTGAAGCAGAAGCTAAGGCAAAAGCTGCCGCTGAGGCAAAAGCTAAAGCAGAGGCAGAAGCTAAAGCAAAAGCTGCTGCTGAGGCAAAAGCTAAAGCAGAGGCAGAAGCTAAGGCAAAAGCAGAAGCTGAAGCTAAAAGAAAAGCTGAAGAAGAAGCCAGACAAAAAGCAGAACAAGAAGCACTTGCTAAAGAACAGGCAGATGCTGTTGCTAAAGCTAAACAAGATATTGCTAATGCACAGCAGAAATACGACAGTCTTGTTAATGACAGCACTATAACAAGAGGAGATGAAACTGATCAGAATATATCTACTCTTTTAGCTGATGCTAACAATCTTGTAGAAACAGATCCTGCTGCTGCAAGCCAAAAAGCTTTGGAGGCTTCTAAAGCTATGGACGACTTAGTTAATAATCGCGACAATACTATAGCAAGAGAAGAAAATCAAAGACAATTAGATGATATAAAAGCTAGATATCAGCAATTAATTGATGAGGGTTATATAATTCCAAATAGTGAAGAAGATCAAAACCTTTCTCAAATAATAAAAGATGCTGAAGATGCTTTAGCTAATAATGACAATACTCTAGCTAGAGAAAAATTGGAAGAAGCTAACAGATCTATGAATGCTATATATGAAATGGGACCTAAGAGACCTGGAGACGGCGACTTGGTTGATACAGACAATAACAATAATGAAACTGGTCAAATCATAGATGCTACTACTGGTCAAACTGTTAATACTGAAGGAAAAGTTACTGTACTTCCTATGTATTATACTGTAGTACAAAGAACTCCTTTAACTGATGCTTTATGGAGAATAGCTGGTTATTCATTCATATATAATGATCCTATACAATGGTATAGATTGTATCAGGCTAATAGAAATGTATTAAGAGATCCTAATAATCCAGACTTGATACTTCCTGGACAGGTATTAACTATACCTAGTATGAATGGTGAAGAAAGAGCTGGTACTTATGATCCTAATATGGAATATATAACTTATGATGAAGCTATGATATTAAGAAATCAGCAGCAAAATAATCAGAATAATACTCAGCAAGAAGAAAATACTGCTCAAACAAATAATTAA